DNA from Deltaproteobacteria bacterium:
GATGGCCACCTACGGCGGCGGGCTACGGGTGAGTGAGGTGGTGGCGCTACGCCCCGCCGATCTCGATGCCGAGCGCGGCGTCATCCGCGTCGAGCAGGGCAAGGGCAAGAAGGACCGCTACACGGTGTTGGCC
Protein-coding regions in this window:
- a CDS encoding tyrosine-type recombinase/integrase is translated as MVGATRTLRERVLLMATYGGGLRVSEVVALRPADLDAERGVIRVEQGKGKKDRYTVLA